From a region of the Acanthochromis polyacanthus isolate Apoly-LR-REF ecotype Palm Island chromosome 3, KAUST_Apoly_ChrSc, whole genome shotgun sequence genome:
- the LOC110972238 gene encoding aryl hydrocarbon receptor nuclear translocator-like protein 2 encodes MEMEMEAEEKVEAEVEGTAVRAKVCKLLPCREPPRQIEKRRRDKMNNLIDELSAMIPACQPMARKPDKLTVLRKAVQHLKALKAGTSSAFTDTTGKLSILPHDDLRHLLLRSADGFLLVVSCDQVKILFISESVSKILNFNRMDLTGQSLFDFIHPEDINTVKEQLSSSDMSSRQRLIDAATGVQVQVDAPVRTSHLSSGARRSFFCRMKHSRVAGKHEDKHSLPSTYEKKDSYRYCTLHCTGYMRSWPSSQLDSEGDVDKETSSLTCLVTVCRLIPHVSQQPSEEINVKPTEFVTRCAIDGKFTLVDQQATTVIGYLPQELIGTSCYEYFHQDDLPYLAEKHRQVLRSQEKIETKCYKFKTKNGSYVLLQSQWSSFTNPFTKEVEFIVFSNKVILGRGHTKDDEGVSSSETLHEDTKQIPVIPGLSSGVGTMIYAGSIGTQIANEFIDSYRVNSSPSSGASSPFGPALEKCPLVSPQTSRSGSSRQEAAGTSSESKTAAGASTVTSESTDELSQLDLDDMVVPGLGSFSSDEAALAVIMSLLETDVNMGQSGDFEDLYWHF; translated from the exons atggagatggagatgGAAGCGGAGGAGAAAGTGGAAGCGGAGGTGGAGGGTACAGCAGTTCGTGCTAAAGTCTGTAAGCTTTTGCCATGCAGGGAGCCTCCCCGCCAGATTGAAAAGCGGCGGAGggacaaaatgaacaacctcatCGACGAGCTGTCTGCCATGATCCCTGCATGTCAGCCCATGGCTCGGAAACCTGACAAACTCACTGTGCTGCGGAAGGCTGTACAACATCTAAAAGCCCTCAAAG CTGGGACAAGCAGCGCCTTTACAGACACCACCGGCAAGCTTTCCATCCTGCCTCATGATGACCTCAGACACCTTCTGCTCAGG AGTGCCGATGGGTTCCTGTTAGTTGTAAGTTGTGACCAGGTGAAAATCCTGTTCATCTCAGAGTCTGTCTCCAAGATCCTCAACTTTAACCGG ATGGATCTGACTGGGCAGAGTTTGTTCGATTTTATTCACCCCGAAGACATCAACACGGTGAAGGAACAGCTGTCATCTTCTGACATGTCCTCTCGCCAGCGTCTCATTGATGCAGCAA CTggggtccaggtccaggtggatGCTCCGGTCAGGACGTCCCACTTGTCCTCTGGAGCGCGTCGATCCTTCTTCTGTCGCATGAAGCACAGTCGAGTGGCAGGGAAACACGAAGACAAACACTCACTGCCCAGCACTTATGAAAAGAAAG ACTCGTACAGATATTGTACCCTCCACTGCACTGGATACATGCGCAGTTGGCCGAGCAGCCAGCTGGACTCGGAGGGCGACGTTGACAAGGAAACCTCAAGCCTGACCTGCCTGGTGACGGTGTGTCGCCTCATCCCCCACGTGTCCCAACAGCCTTCTGAAGAAATCAACGTGAAGCCCACCGAGTTCGTCACCCGCTGTGCGATCGACGGCAAGTTCACTTTGGTTGATCAACA AGCCACAACAGTCATTGGTTATCTGCCACAAGAACTTATTGGCACGTCGTGTTATGAATACTTCCACCAGGACGACCTGCCGTACCTCGCAGAGAAGCACAGGCAAG TTCTTCGAAGCCAAGAGAAGATTGAGACGAAGTGCTACAagttcaaaacaaaaaatggctCCTATGTTTTACTTCAAAGTCAGTGGTCTAGTTTCACAAATCCATTCACCAAAGAAGTTGAATTCATCGTGTTTTCAAACAAGGTTATCCT GGGGCGCGGTCACACAAAAGATGACGAGGGAGTGAGTAGCTCTGAAACACTTCACG AAGACACGAAGCAAATACCTGTGATTCCCGGCCTCTCCAGTGGTGTGGGCACTATGATCTATGCTGGCAGCATAGGGACCCAAATAGCAAATGAGTTCATTGACTCCTACAG AGTGAACTCGTCTCCATCAAGTGGAGCTTCCAGTCCGTTTGGTCCGGCGTTGGAGAAATGTCCACTAGTTTCCCCACAAACCAGCAGGAGT GGGTCCAGcagacaggaggcagcaggGACTTCATCTGAGTCAAAGACAGCAGCGGGCGCTAGCACCGTGACTTCTGAAAGTACAG atgaGCTGTCCCAGCTAGACTTGGACGACATGGTGGTTCCAGGCCTGGGCAGCTTCAGCAGCGATGAAGCAGCCTTAGCGGTCATCATGAGCTTGCTGGAGACGGATGTCAACATGGGTCAATCTGGGGACTTTGAGGACTTATACTGGCATTTCTAG